The nucleotide sequence TCTAAATCTTCATCTTCTTTAATTTCATCTATCAAATTCCTAATTTTTGGAATCTCATTAAATATATCTTTGCATGTATATGCTCCATTAATATTTACAATACTATAATCTTCTGATAAAATATCTGCGAGTTTTAAATACAAATTAACTATATCCTCTATAGATTCTGCCATAACTATTGGAATTAATTCATTTTTGTCTTTATCAACCAATACACCAGAAGCTACTATTGGTAAATCAGTTGTTAAAGCCCCTCCTAAGAATTTAAATAAGGGAATATCTAAGCTGTTTGAAGCTGCTCTTGCTACGCTAATAGAGATTCCCATTGCTACAGTAGGGTTATTAACTGATGTTTCACAAATTAATGTATCGATGAAATCAATATCAGTTGCTGGATATCCAATAAGTTCTGGGGCTATGACATTCTCAACATCAGCTATTGCTTCTTCTGGATTATTAACTTCAATAATATCATAGCCAATAGAAATATTTGTCATTGTTGTAATCATTACTTTAATTTTAGCTCCTTTAAAAACTTCTTTTGCACTTATTTTTTCAATAATAACATTTGTCAATTACATCCACCTCAATTAAAAAATAATTATAATTTTATGCCTTTATTGGTCTAATTGGTTTTAATGGAACTTTTCCTTGTTTAATTTCTTCATAAGCTATTTTTAATGAGCTATCACATTTTGTTTCTATTGTTGCATAAGCTCCATTTGATATCTGCAAACTTCTTGCCCCCAATATTCTCGCAATTTCAAATTTTGTTAATTTCAACATCTCACCTCATAAAAATATATAAAAATTAAATGGTGGGGCCGCCGGGACTTGAACCCGGGTCGCACGCCCCCCAAGCGCACAGGATGTCCAGGCTACCCCACGGCCCCATAATTTTGGTAATGATTAAAAATTAAAATTTTATAAAAGCTTTTCATCATGAGCTATTATCTCATCAATAATCTCTTTTCCATCCTCACTTATTCTGTAAGAAACAAACATTCTTCTACAGCAATATTTTTTAATTCCTAAGTCATCTAAAACATCTTTTGGATTCTCCCCTTTTAAAATTCTTTCTTTATACTCTTCAAAAACCTCAGCAATAACATTACCACAAGAAAAGCATCTTATAGGAAACATCATGTTTCTCACCCAAATAAAAAGAAAAAATAATATTTTTCCAAAAATGCAATGGATTTATCTGTATGACTTTTGTCTCTTTGCTCTTGGCCCTTTTGTAGATCTACTTGGTTTGTGTGGCTCGGTTCTTCTTGCATCGCTAACTAACAATGTTCTGTCGTAAGCTAAGAACTTATCTCTCAACTCTTTGCTACCTGTAAATTCAACAATAGCTTTACCAATAGCTGTTCTTGCAGCATCCATCTGCCCCATTACTCCTCCGCCTTTAACTGTAACATCAATATCCATTTGACTGATAACTTCTTCTCCAGCTAATAAAATTGGCTCCATTAACTTCATTCTTTTATATTTAGGCTCAATTAACTCAATTGGTATTTTGTTTATTCTTATTCTTCCTTTCCCCTCTCTTGCAACTGCTCTCGCAATAGCTCTTTTTCTTTTACCAACTGTTATAACAATCTTTCCCATTTAATCACCTCAGAACTTCGCTCCTAAGTGTTTACTTAACTCAGCTAATGTTATGTATTTGGTGGTGTTTAATTTGTGGCTTATTTTTTCATCAACTGTTAAGTTTTTAGGATTTCCAACATAAACTTTGACTCTCTTAAATGCCTCTCTTCCTTTTGGTTTTTTGTATGGGAGCATTTTTCTAATTGTTCTTCTTAATATATCATCTGGTCTTCTTGGGAATTTAGGCCCAAATCTTCTTGGGTTAGCAACGTTTTTCTTCTCTCTTTCCTCTTGGTAGGTTTTTATAATCCAATCCTTGTTACCTGTTATAATAACTTTCTCAGCATTTACAATAACAATCTCTTCTCCTCTCAAAACTCTTTTTGCTACTTCTGAAGCTAATCTTCCCAATATCGCTCCTTCAGCATCTATTACTGTCATATTATCACCGTGTTTTATGCCATAATTTTAACATTTGAACCTTTTGGATTTCTTTTTATTAATTCTTCAATTGTTATTGCTTCTCCTCCAGCTTCTTTAATTAATTTCTTAGCTGTTTCTGAGAATGCAAATGCTGCGACAACAACCTTATGCTCTAATTTTCCAGCTCCTAAAACTTTACCAGGAACTAAAACGACATCTCCTTCTTTTGTGTATCTGTTTATCTTACTTAAGTTTACCTCAGCTCTTCTTCTTCTTGGTTTTGCTAACCTTCTTGCTATATCCTTCCAAATCTTTGCCTGATTTTTATAACTTTCTTGCTTTAACATCTCAATTAATTTAATTAATCTTGGATTTGTAGCTGTTATCTTTCTCATTATCTCACCGTGTTTTCCCAAACCTTTTTGTAATTATTAAGGTTTGAATAAATAATTAGAATGAAAGTTTTTATTGTTCAATTAATTCAAGCTGTTGTAAGAAACTTTCAGCTTTATTTTTTAGTATTTTGACGGCTTCTTCTAAGATTTCTTCAGCTTCCATTTGCCCAAATGTTTCAACTAAAAACTCAACTTCGTCTTCATCAATTTGTTTATAGACAGCATTACATGGTTGCCATTTTGCATGAACCTTTCCAATGCCAGGAATTGCTTCACATTCAATCTGTATTTTTTGCCCTTTTCCTAATTTAACAATTGGAATGTTTTTGAAAGCAACTTCCCCATTTTCAGATTTTAAATCTGATGAATAAACTGTACAAGGTCCCTCTTTTTCTAAAGTGAATGTTATAACTTCATTTTCTAATAATGGTTTTCCTTTAATCGGGATTAAACCCAATCTGTGTGCTAAAATCTCATC is from Methanocaldococcus bathoardescens and encodes:
- a CDS encoding DNA-directed RNA polymerase subunit K, encoding MKLTKFEIARILGARSLQISNGAYATIETKCDSSLKIAYEEIKQGKVPLKPIRPIKA
- a CDS encoding DNA-directed RNA polymerase subunit N, producing MMFPIRCFSCGNVIAEVFEEYKERILKGENPKDVLDDLGIKKYCCRRMFVSYRISEDGKEIIDEIIAHDEKLL
- a CDS encoding 30S ribosomal protein S9, whose amino-acid sequence is MGKIVITVGKRKRAIARAVAREGKGRIRINKIPIELIEPKYKRMKLMEPILLAGEEVISQMDIDVTVKGGGVMGQMDAARTAIGKAIVEFTGSKELRDKFLAYDRTLLVSDARRTEPHKPSRSTKGPRAKRQKSYR
- the rplM gene encoding 50S ribosomal protein L13 produces the protein MTVIDAEGAILGRLASEVAKRVLRGEEIVIVNAEKVIITGNKDWIIKTYQEEREKKNVANPRRFGPKFPRRPDDILRRTIRKMLPYKKPKGREAFKRVKVYVGNPKNLTVDEKISHKLNTTKYITLAELSKHLGAKF
- a CDS encoding 50S ribosomal protein L18e, whose amino-acid sequence is MRKITATNPRLIKLIEMLKQESYKNQAKIWKDIARRLAKPRRRRAEVNLSKINRYTKEGDVVLVPGKVLGAGKLEHKVVVAAFAFSETAKKLIKEAGGEAITIEELIKRNPKGSNVKIMA
- a CDS encoding DNA-directed RNA polymerase subunit D → MITIKEKKKTRIGEEFIFSLKAPISFSNAIRRIMISEVPTYAIEDVYIYENSSSMDDEILAHRLGLIPIKGKPLLENEVITFTLEKEGPCTVYSSDLKSENGEVAFKNIPIVKLGKGQKIQIECEAIPGIGKVHAKWQPCNAVYKQIDEDEVEFLVETFGQMEAEEILEEAVKILKNKAESFLQQLELIEQ